One genomic region from Argentina anserina chromosome 2, drPotAnse1.1, whole genome shotgun sequence encodes:
- the LOC126782581 gene encoding glutamate receptor 2.7-like, translated as MIKNIHIISLFLVFSSMAAVSENNPVNVGVGVVLDFRSGIGKMGLSCINMSLSDFYASHPNYTTRLLLHQRNSDPDDVVLTAAAALDVINNVEVQAIIGPESSMQANFLIRLGNKAQVPIISFSATSPSLTSIRSPYFIRAAQNDSSQVKAISALIQAFGWRQVVPIYVDNEFGEGVIPYLSDALQEADVRIPYRSVLSSTASDEHITAELLKLKAMQTRVFIVHMLPELGSRVFEKARENEMMSEGYVWIMTDGMSNLFSYISSASVMNNMQGVLGLKTYVPNTNELESFRVRWKNKFQQDNPGIHNVDLGVFGVRAHDAGQALAMAIEDAVGSSNESFGFQKSTSSDTSNDLERIGVSKLGPRLVEALSMTNFRGLSGSFSLLNGQLQSSTFEIFNVIGSGEKVIGYWTPENGLVKSLNSKSTMNSYSTSNASLGSIIWPGDSIFAPKGWQIPTSGKILRILVPVKSGFKEFVNVTYDPKTNTSKVVDGYCIDVFKAVKKALPYDIGYEFVAYADPNGSIAGSYNDLVNQVYLGKYDAAVGDITIRADRSLSIDFTLPFTESGVSMIVPIKDNKNKNAWVFLKPLTWDLWVTSGCFFIFIGFVVWVLEHRINEDFRGPPLHQIGTSFWFSFSTMVFAHRERVVSNLARFVVIIWCFVVLILTQSYTASLTSLLTVQQLQPTVTDVNLLLKNRDNVAYHSGSFVLGILKQLGFRDENLKTFDTADQLNELFHKGTAHNGIAAAFDETPYMKLFLATYCSKYTMVEPTFKTDGFGFVFPKDSPLARDVSRAILIVNEGGEMQRIENWWFKRQESCKDTSNSTVSSNSLSLESFWGLFLIAGVASSVALVTYVAMFLYENKDIRLDSESSFWRKVLVMLRIYDQKDHSSHTFKKSGLEFHHNYPASSSSYSNHTEAHNVFAEQTIPSPENGDFSPTNGQSTREIELAIDHP; from the exons ATGATCAAGAATATTCACATAATTTCTCTCTTCTTAGTCTTCTCCAGTATGGCGGCGGTGTCAGAGAATAATCCGGTGAATGTGGGGGTTGGGGTGGTTCTTGATTTCCGTTCAGGGATTGGGAAGATGGGGCTGAGCTGCATCAACATGTCGCTCTCTGACTTCTATGCCTCTCATCCCAATTACACCACCAGGCTGCTTCTGCACCAGAGAAACTCAGACCCAGACGACGTTGTTCTTACAGCTGCTGCAG CTCTGGACGTAATAAATAATGTGGAGGTGCAAGCCATCATCGGCCCAGAATCATCAATGCAGGCCAACTTCCTAATAAGACTCGGAAACAAAGCCCAGGTTCCTATAATCTCCTTCTCCGCCACAAGCCCATCTCTCACTTCCATCCGATCCCCGTACTTCATCCGCGCCGCGCAGAACGACTCGTCGCAGGTCAAAGCCATAAGCGCCCTAATCCAAGCCTTCGGATGGCGACAAGTCGTCCCCATCTACGTAGACAACGAGTTCGGCGAGGGAGTCATCCCCTACCTCTCCGACGCTCTACAAGAAGCCGACGTCCGAATCCCTTACCGGAGTGTACTCTCGTCAACGGCCAGCGATGAACATATCACAGCGGAGCTTCTTAAATTGAAGGCCATGCAGACAAGGGTGTTCATTGTCCACATGTTGCCTGAACTTGGTTCTAGGGTTTTTGAGAAGGCTAGGGAGAATGAGATGATGAGTGAAGGTTATGTTTGGATAATGACCGATGGAATGTCCAACCTCTTTAGCTATATTAGTTCTGCTTCCGTGATGAACAATATGCAAggggttttgggtttgaaaACCTACGTGCCAAATACAAATGAGCTCGAGAGTTTTAGGGTTCGGTGGAAGAACAAGTTCCAGCAAGACAATCCAGGTATtcataatgtggatttgggcGTGTTTGGAGTTCGGGCTCATGATGCTGGTCAGGCGTTGGCTATGGCAATTGAAGATGCTGTGGGTAGTAGTAATGAAAGCTTTGGCTTTCAGAAATCGACTTCTTCTGATACTTCCAATGATTTGGAGAGGATTGGAGTATCGAAACTTGGTCCTCGACTAGTGGAAGCACTATCAATGACTAACTTCAGAGGGCTTTCAGGGAGTTTTAGCCTCCTAAATGGGCAGCTACAATCATCAACTTTTGAAATTTTTAATGTGATTGGTAGTGGGGAGAAGGTGATCGGGTATTGGACACCGGAAAACGGACTCGTGAAAAGCTTGAATTCCAAAAGCACAATGAACTCATACTCTACTTCAAATGCTAGTCTCGGATCTATCATATGGCCTGGAGACTCCATCTTTGCTCCAAAAGGTTGGCAGATTCCTACAAGCGGGAAGATCTTGAGGATTTTAGTTCCAGTTAAGAGTGGGTTCAAGGAATTTGTGAATGTGACGTATGATCCTAAAACAAACACAAGCAAGGTCGTTGATGGATACTGCATAGATGTCTTTAAAGCTGTAAAGAAAGCACTGCCTTATGATATAGGATATGAGTTTGTTGCTTATGCCGATCCTAATGGTAGCATAGCTGGTAGTTACAATGATTTGGTCAATCAAGTATACCTTGGG AAATATGATGCTGCTGTAGGAGATATAACCATTAGAGCAGACAGGTCCTTGTCCATAGATTTTACTTTGCCATTCACAGAATCTGGGGTATCCATGATTGTACCTATTAaagataacaaaaataaaaatgcatgGGTGTTCTTGAAGCCTTTGACTTGGGACCTCTGGGTAACAAGTGGTTGCTTCTTCATATTCATTGGTTTTGTGGTATGGGTTCTAGAACATCGGATTAATGAAGACTTCCGAGGACCTCCACTTCATCAAATTGGCACAAGCTTTTGGTTCTCTTTCTCAACCATGGTTTTTGCACACA GGGAAAGAGTAGTAAGCAACTTGGCTAGGTTTGTAGTGATCATATGGTGTTTCGTCGTCCTCATTCTGACTCAGAGCTACACCGCCAGTTTAACATCACTATTGACAGTTCAACAGCTTCAACCAACTGTTACTGACGTAAACTTGCTTCTGAAGAATAGGGACAATGTTGCCTATCATTCAGGTTCTTTTGTCCTTGGAATTTTGAAACAACTAGGATTTCGGGATGAAAATCTCAAGACCTTTGATACTGCTGATCAACTGAACGAACTATTCCATAAAGGCACTGCACATAATGGGATAGCGGCTGCATTTGATGAGACCCCCTATATGAAATTGTTTCTTGCAACTTACTGCTCGAAATACACCATGGTTGAGCCAACGTTTAAAACTGATGGTTTCGGCTTT GTCTTCCCGAAAGACTCACCTCTTGCTCGCGATGTTTCAAGGGCAATCCTGATTGTTAATGAGGGAGGTGAAATGCAAAGGATTGAGAATTGGTGGTTCAAAAGACAAGAGAGTTGCAAAGACACAAGCAACAGTACTGTCTCATCCAACAGTCTTAGCCTCGAGAGTTTTTGGGGCCTCTTCCTCATTGCCGGGGTCGCTTCATCAGTGGCTCTCGTCACATATGTTGCCATGTTCTTGTATGAAAACAAGGACATTCGACTGGATTCAGAATCTTCATTTTGGAGGAAAGTTCTTGTCATGCTTAGAATTTATGACCAGAAAGACCACAGCAGCCATACATTTAAGAAGAGTGGGCTGGAGTTTCACCACAACTACCCCGCGAGTTCATCAAGCTATTCAAACCACACTGAAGCGCACAATGTGTTTGCAGAGCAGACAATACCATCTCCCGAGAATGGTGATTTCAGTCCCACTAATGGTCAATCAACCAGGGAGATTGAATTAGCTATTGATCATCCTTAA